The Falco peregrinus isolate bFalPer1 chromosome 1, bFalPer1.pri, whole genome shotgun sequence genome has a window encoding:
- the ZDHHC12 gene encoding palmitoyltransferase ZDHHC12, producing the protein MGAGGLRAQAALSAALALGLFLHRTELRRQEERGELLAPLVFVLLVLGSVLLHARVSRMDPGFVAAEEELEAGKSEEQSLVTPQVPSNIKMQRCGYCMVKQPMRAKHCQLCRHCVRRYDHHCPWIENCVGEKNHRLFIIYLSVQLVVLLWGGHAAWSGLYFEQSWDWLWHNIFLLMSFLLMAIFSIVVLLLLVSHLYLISCNTTTWEFMSHHRISYLQHSELENPFDQGVILNLWRFFCSCHLTAWEKIYFHRNNEPV; encoded by the exons atgggggccggggggctgcgggcgcaGGCGGCGCTGAGCGCGGCCCTGGCGCTGGGGCTGTTCCTGCACCGCACGG AGCTGCGGCGGCAGGAGGAGCGCGGGGAGCTGCTGGCGCCGCTGGTCTTCGtgctcctggtgctgggctCCGTCCTGCTGCACGCCAGGGTGTCCCGCATGGATCCGGGCTTCGTCGCGGcggaggaggagctggag GCAGGCAAGAGTGAAGAACAAAGCCTGGTGACACCCCAAGTTCCAAGTAATATTAAGATGCAACGCTGCGGTTACTGCATGGTGAAG caacCAATGCGAGCCAAGCACTGCCAGCTGTGCCGGCACTGCGTCCGGCGTTATGACCATCACTGTCCCTGGATTGAGAACTGTGTAGGAGAGAAGAATCACCGCCTCTTCATAATCTACTTGAGCGTGCAGCTTGTGGTTCTGCTGTGGGGGGGTCACGCTGCTTG GTCAGGCCTCTACTTTGAACAGtcctgggactggctgtggcACAACATTTTCCTCCTAATGTCCTTCCTCCTGATGGCCATATTCAGCATtgttgtcctgctgctgcttgtgtcaCACCTCTATCTGATCTCATGCAACACCACCACCTGGGAATTCATGTCACATCATCGCATCTCCTACCTGCAGCACTCCGAGTTGGAGAATCCCTTTGACCAAGGGGTAATCCTCAATCTCTGGAGATTCTTCTGTTCATGCCACCTCACTGCATGGGAGAAAATCTATTTTCACAGGAACAATGAGCCTGTCTAG